A single genomic interval of Oryza sativa Japonica Group chromosome 7, ASM3414082v1 harbors:
- the LOC107276571 gene encoding F-box/FBD/LRR-repeat protein At1g13570 isoform X2 — protein sequence MTRKPEESLDCAAKNRQGRRSGLQLNDLPIDVLGLIISRLPIGDAIRTGLISRQWKDLWRDHTMLTFSRATFPSCRMLNQQNFIRRVDSILQQHSGVGVERMEIKFLLRNARRDIDRWVKFAVASKTKELILDLSDLTRFFMLPVMCLQLTSMYLKPAADFTGFLNLKRLNLIGVNITDEGVQNLLCNPNVLEFLEISFCRMLTKIHAPHFLNRLKHLQVDCCPVLEKIEMNCDLATLDFTGSSMTPLIFATTSSLTNDSSVICRLFECSNFMLLNIRKTDILDYAYLLEIAPFMEKLELHMWIDAPHKPYSEEDGDLRSLPLHHHNNLKQVQITGIFGQKDQVELALHILCSSTVLKNMVINPEIAIVPHDAYRPPKRGAHNFVDGRDAAMEFVCKADHRNVVEVV from the exons ATGACGAGAAAACCAGAGGAATCCTTGGATTGCGCAGCTAAGAACAGACAAGGGAGAAGATCAGGCCTCCAACTTAACGATCTTCCCATA GATGTTTTGGGCTTGATCATATCGCGGCTGCCAATTGGAGATGCTATAAGGACTGGACTTATATCAAGGCAATGGAAGGATCTTTGGCGTGATCATACTATGCTAACATTCAGTCGCGCCACATTTCCTAGTTGCAGAATGCTTAACCAGCAAAATTTCATAAGGAGAGTTGATTCAATCCTGCAGCAACATAGTGGTGTAGGCGTTGAGCGCATGGAGATCAAGTTCTTATTGCGCAATGCGCGGCGGGACATAGATAGATGGGTGAAATTTGCCGTCGCATCCAAGACGAAAGAACTCATTCTTGATCTATCAGATCTTACTAGGTTCTTCATGTTGCCAGTTATG TGTCTGCAGCTTACCTCTATGTATCTGAAACCGGCTGCTGATTTCACTGGATTTCTGAACCTTAAAAGGCTTAACCTGATAGGTGTAAATATCACAGATGAAGGGGTTCAGAATTTGCTGTGCAATCCCAATGTCCTGGAGTTCCTTGAGATCTCCTTCTGCAGAATGCTCACAAAGATTCATGCACCTCATTTTCTGAACCGGCTGAAGCATCTGCAAGTGGATTGTTGCCCTGTACTTGAGAAGATAGAGATGAACTGTGATCTGGCAACACTTGATTTCACTGGTTCATCAATGACACCTTTGATTTTTGCTACAACTTCCAGCCTGACAAAT GATTCATCAGTAATTTGCCGGTTGTTCGAATGCTCGAATTTCATGTTGTTGAATATAAG GAAGACTGATATCCTTGACTATGCATATCTTTTAGAAATTGCTCCTTTTATGGAAAAACTGGAACTACAT ATGTGGATAGACGCTCCTCACAAACCATACAGTGAAGAGGATGGTGATCTAAGAAGCCTTCCATTACACCATCACAATAATCTCAAACAGGTTCAGATCACTGGAATTTTCGGTCAGAAAGATCAGGTAGAGCTGGCACTTCATATCCTTTGCAGCTCAACCGTGCTCAAGAACATGGTGATAAATCCAGAAATTGCAATAGTGCCTCACGATGCTTATCGACCGCCAAAAAGAGGGGCACACAATTTTGTGGATGGTCGTGACGCCGCTATGGAGTTTGTTTGCAAAGCTGACCATCGAAACGTCGTCGAAGTTGTATGA
- the LOC4342456 gene encoding calcium-dependent protein kinase 17, producing the protein MGNTCVGPSSAADRHGFFHSVSLAVLWRPGGRAEPSQPPGYPPRESSHSSVTSSTAPERVTIADSDLSSSTPNKGGNKPKVRRVQSAGLLADSVLKRDSERLKDLYTLGKKLGQGQFGTTYQCVEKATGKVLACKSIAKRKLVSEEDVEDVRREIQIMHHLAGHPSVVSIVGAYEDAVAVHLVMELCAGGELFDRIVQRGHYSEKAAAQLARVIIGVVEACHSLGVMHRDLKPENFLFVNHKEDSPLKTIDFGLSIFFKPGENYSDVVGSPYYVAPEVLMKHYGREVDVWSAGVIIYILLSGVPPFWDESEQGIFEKVLKGDLDFSSDPWPAISDSAKDLVRKMLNRDPRKRLTAHEALCHPWVCVDGVAPDKPLDSAVLTRLKQFSAMNKLKKMALRVIAENLSEDEIAGLREMFKMLDTDNSGQITLEELKTGLRRVGANLKDSEITTLMEAADIDNSGSIDYGEFIAATMHLNKVEREDNLFAAFSYFDKDSSGYITQDELQKACEEFGIGDAHLEDIIKDIDQDNDGRIDYNEFVTMMQKGNNPLGKKGQGQLSFGLREALKLG; encoded by the exons ATGGGGAACACCTGCGTCGGCCCCAGCTCCGCGGCGGACCGCCACGGCTTCTTCCACTCCGTCTCCCTCGCCGTGCTCTGGCGCCCCGGTGGCCGCGCCGAGCCGTCGCAGCCGCCGGGTTACCCGCCTCGGGAGTCGAGCCACTCCTCCGTCACCTCGTCCACGGCGCCCGAGCGCGTCACCATCGCCGACTccgacctctcctcctccacccccaaCAAGGGCGGGAATAAGCCCAAGGTGAGGCGCGTCCAGAGCGCGGGGCTCCTCGCCGACTCCGTCCTCAAGCGCGACTCCGAGCGGCTCAAGGACCTCTACACCCTGGGGAAGAAGCTCGGGCAGGGGCAGTTCGGGACCACGTACCAGTGCGTGGAGAAGGCCACGGGGAAGGTGCTCGCCTGCAAGTCCATCGCCAAGCGGAAGCTGGTCAGCGAGGAGGACGTGGAGGACGTGCGCCGGGAGATCCAGATCATGCACCACCTCGCCGGCCACCCGAGCGTGGTCTCCATCGTCGGCGCGTAcgaggacgccgtcgccgtgcacCTCGTCATGGAGCTCTGCGCTGGCGGGGAGCTGTTTGATAGGATCGTGCAGCGCGGGCACTACTCCGAGAAGGCGGCCGCGCAGCTGGCGCGGGTGATCATCGGTGTCGTCGAGGCGTGCCATTCGCTCGGGGTGATGCACAGAGACCTCAAGCCGGAGAACTTCTTGTTTGTCAACCATAAGGAGGACTCGCCACTCAAGACGATCGATTTTGGGCTTTCCATTTTCTTCAAGCCAG GCGAAAATTATTCGGATGTTGTTGGAAGTCCTTACTATGTTGCACCTGAGGTTCTGATGAAGCATTATGGCCGCGAGGTGGATGTATGGAGTGCTGGTGTAATCATTTATATCTTGCTTAGTGGAGTTCCTCCATTTTGGGATG AATCTGAACAAGGGATATTTGAAAAAGTTTTGAAAGGAGATCTTGATTTTTCATCTGATCCCTGGCCTGCTATCTCAGACAGTGCAAAGGATTTGGTGAGGAAAATGTTAAACCGTGATCCCAGAAAGAGATTGACTGCACATGAAGCTCTAT GTCATCCTTGGGTTTGTGTTGATGGAGTTGCTCCTGATAAACCTCTTGATTCTGCTGTCTTAACTAGATTGAAGCAATTTTCAGCAATGAACAAGCTAAAGAAGATGGCCCTTAGG GTCATTGCTGAAAATTTATCGGAAGATGAAATTGCGGGATTGAGAGAAATGTTCAAAATGTTGGACACTGATAATAGTGGTCAGATCACATTGGAGGAACTAAAAACTGGCTTGCGGAGAGTTGGTGCTAATTTGAAGGATTCGGAAATTACAACCCTAATGGAAGCG GCTGATATTGATAATAGTGGTTCAATAGATTATGGGGAGTTCATTGCTGCAACTATGCATCTGAACAAAGTTGAGAGAGAAGATAATCTTTTTGCAGCGTTTTCATACTTTGATAAAGACAGCAGTGGTTACATTACTCAAGATGAGCTACAAAAAGCCTGTGAGGAATTTGGCATAGGAGATGCACATCTGGAGGATATCATCAAAGATATTGATCAGGACAAT GATGGCCGGATCGACTACAATGAATTTGTAACAATGATGCAGAAAGGGAATAATCCACTAGGGAAAAAGGGGCAAGGCCAGCTAAGTTTTGGTCTAAGGGAAGCATTGAAGCTTGGTTAA
- the LOC107276571 gene encoding F-box/FBD/LRR-repeat protein At1g13570 isoform X1, whose translation MTRKPEESLDCAAKNRQGRRSGLQLNDLPIDVLGLIISRLPIGDAIRTGLISRQWKDLWRDHTMLTFSRATFPSCRMLNQQNFIRRVDSILQQHSGVGVERMEIKFLLRNARRDIDRWVKFAVASKTKELILDLSDLTRFFMLPVMVFHPYLDREGFYEFPCQLLDANNGGSHLQCLQLTSMYLKPAADFTGFLNLKRLNLIGVNITDEGVQNLLCNPNVLEFLEISFCRMLTKIHAPHFLNRLKHLQVDCCPVLEKIEMNCDLATLDFTGSSMTPLIFATTSSLTNVRLKTMPFCTGLDYIVTGFISNLPVVRMLEFHVVEYKKAISPQRLPKLIYLRHLKLETIVFGYGRKTDILDYAYLLEIAPFMEKLELHMWIDAPHKPYSEEDGDLRSLPLHHHNNLKQVQITGIFGQKDQVELALHILCSSTVLKNMVINPEIAIVPHDAYRPPKRGAHNFVDGRDAAMEFVCKADHRNVVEVV comes from the exons ATGACGAGAAAACCAGAGGAATCCTTGGATTGCGCAGCTAAGAACAGACAAGGGAGAAGATCAGGCCTCCAACTTAACGATCTTCCCATA GATGTTTTGGGCTTGATCATATCGCGGCTGCCAATTGGAGATGCTATAAGGACTGGACTTATATCAAGGCAATGGAAGGATCTTTGGCGTGATCATACTATGCTAACATTCAGTCGCGCCACATTTCCTAGTTGCAGAATGCTTAACCAGCAAAATTTCATAAGGAGAGTTGATTCAATCCTGCAGCAACATAGTGGTGTAGGCGTTGAGCGCATGGAGATCAAGTTCTTATTGCGCAATGCGCGGCGGGACATAGATAGATGGGTGAAATTTGCCGTCGCATCCAAGACGAAAGAACTCATTCTTGATCTATCAGATCTTACTAGGTTCTTCATGTTGCCAGTTATGGTATTTCACCCATATCTAGACAGAGAAGGATTTTATGAGTTTCCTTGTCAGCTTCTTGATGCCAACAATGGTGGATCTCATTTGCAGTGTCTGCAGCTTACCTCTATGTATCTGAAACCGGCTGCTGATTTCACTGGATTTCTGAACCTTAAAAGGCTTAACCTGATAGGTGTAAATATCACAGATGAAGGGGTTCAGAATTTGCTGTGCAATCCCAATGTCCTGGAGTTCCTTGAGATCTCCTTCTGCAGAATGCTCACAAAGATTCATGCACCTCATTTTCTGAACCGGCTGAAGCATCTGCAAGTGGATTGTTGCCCTGTACTTGAGAAGATAGAGATGAACTGTGATCTGGCAACACTTGATTTCACTGGTTCATCAATGACACCTTTGATTTTTGCTACAACTTCCAGCCTGACAAATGTGCGTTTAAAAACGATGCCTTTTTGTACTGGTCTTGACTATATTGTCACAGGATTCATCAGTAATTTGCCGGTTGTTCGAATGCTCGAATTTCATGTTGTTGAATATAAG AAAGCTATTTCTCCTCAGAGGCTTCCCAAATTAATTTATCTTCGACATTTGAAGTTGGAAACGATTGTTTTTGGATATGGCAGGAAGACTGATATCCTTGACTATGCATATCTTTTAGAAATTGCTCCTTTTATGGAAAAACTGGAACTACAT ATGTGGATAGACGCTCCTCACAAACCATACAGTGAAGAGGATGGTGATCTAAGAAGCCTTCCATTACACCATCACAATAATCTCAAACAGGTTCAGATCACTGGAATTTTCGGTCAGAAAGATCAGGTAGAGCTGGCACTTCATATCCTTTGCAGCTCAACCGTGCTCAAGAACATGGTGATAAATCCAGAAATTGCAATAGTGCCTCACGATGCTTATCGACCGCCAAAAAGAGGGGCACACAATTTTGTGGATGGTCGTGACGCCGCTATGGAGTTTGTTTGCAAAGCTGACCATCGAAACGTCGTCGAAGTTGTATGA
- the LOC107277045 gene encoding VQ motif-containing protein 8, chloroplastic, with protein MSSTSSSPPPPSKAKRRGCIHGARPQPLIVSSAPAEASRPSKKPRVSGGGGDTGPVIVYELTPRVVHVEQEEFMAVVQKLTGGKQQPAAASTLTTLPAADQVAGGDHAAAAAAAADPLVLTLGQQRQPAPAPAIDGDHPAAPPHSPPADAFLLSPSSFFLSPTTMHALQELAALF; from the coding sequence ATGTCGTccacgtcatcgtcgccgccgccgccgtcgaaggCAAAGAGGCGAGGCTGCATCCATGGCGCAAGGCCGCAGCCGCTGATcgtgtcgtcggcgccggcggaggcgagcCGGCCGTCCAAGAAACCCCgtgtcagcggcggcggcggcgacacggggCCGGTGATCGTGTACGAGCTCACGCCCAGGGTCGTCCACGTCGAGCAGGAGGAGTTCATGGCCGTCGTGCAGAAGCTCACCGGCGGCaagcagcagccggcggcggcttcaACCTTGACGACATTGCCGGCGGCTGATCAGGTGGCCGGAGGTGATCACGCCGCtgcagcggcggccgccgccgacccacTGGTGCTCACGCTTGGGCAGCAGCGTCAGcctgctccggcgccggcgatcgaCGGCGAccatccggcggcgccgcctcatTCTCCACCGGCGGATGCTTTTCTTCTGTCGCCCAGTAGTTTCTTCTTGTCGCCAACCACGATGCATGCGTTACAAGAGTTGGCTGCTTTGTTCTAA
- the LOC136357287 gene encoding protein MKS1-like, with protein sequence MSSTSSSSPPPSSKGKRRPGGIIRGPRPQPLIVSPPPPPPPASRPPKKPRVVASGGGGGGDAGPVIVYELTPRVVHVEPEEFMAVVQKLTGNRKLSTATAAAAAPVDSTVRSADDQMTAGGGAEITDTAAATVADDQLALAFGQQQHWPAPPPEIDDDNSANLPSPGSFFLSPTTMQALQELASNLF encoded by the coding sequence ATGTCGtccacgtcatcgtcgtcgccgccgccgtcgtcgaaggggaagaggaggccagGCGGCATCATCCGGGGCCCGAGGCCGCAGCCGCTGatcgtgtcgccgccgccgccgccgccgccggcgagccggccGCCCAAGAAACCCCGTGTagtcgccagcggcggcggcggcggcggcgacgccggacCGGTGATCGTGTACGAGCTCACGCCCAGGGTCGTCCACGTCGAGCCGGAGGAGTTCATGGCCGTCGTGCAGAAGCTCACCGGCAATCGCAAgctgtcgacggcgacggcggcggcggcggcgccggtggattCAACCGTGAGATCTGCAGATGATCAGATGACCGCCGGAGGCGGAGCTGAGATCACTGacaccgccgcggcgacggTCGCCGACGACCAACTGGCGCTCGCGtttgggcagcagcagcattggCCTGCACCACCACCGGAGATTGATGATGACAATTCGGCGAATCTTCCGTCGCCGGGTAGCTTCTTCTTGTCACCGACCACGATGCAGGCCTTACAAGAGCTGGCTTCTAATTTGTTCTAA
- the LOC4342458 gene encoding uncharacterized protein → MWWWPAFLYPPPAPAFVAAASVAQFALLANAGLGELRGEHMAYSKFWQVVAGKKKNGGGGGGGALLPSRQGMLVAYVPAFVAAAASFAVPGAVVGVRAQVLSAALTVHFLKRILEVLFIHQYSGSMPLNTAATISSSYLVITATMIYAQHLAAGLPDPPVDLLYPGVAAFAVGIAGNFYHHYLLSQLRNAAGGSGGGERQYRIPTGGLFGLAACPHYLFEIVGFFGFAMIAQTAHALAVASGTVAYLAGRSCATRRWYESKFEDFPDSIKALVPYIL, encoded by the exons ATGTGGTGGTGGCCGGCGTTCCTgtacccgccgccggcgccggcgttcgtggcggcggcgtcggtggcgcaGTTCGCGTTGCTGGCGAACGCCGGGCTCGGGGAGCTCCGCGGCGAGCACATGGCCTACTCCAAGTTCTGGCAGGTCGTCGccgggaagaagaagaacggcggcggcggcggcggcggcgcgctgctgCCCAGCCGGCAGGGGATGCTGGTGGCGTACGTGCCGGCgttcgtcgccgcggcggcgtcgttcgCCGTGCCCGGCGCCGTGGTGGGCGTGCGCGCCCAGGTCCTCAGCGCCGCGCTCACCGTCCACTTTCTCAAACGAATTCTCGAG GTACTGTTCATCCATCAGTACAGTGGAAGCATGCCACTCAACACGGCGgccaccatctcctccagctACCTCGTCATCACCGCCACCATGATCTACGCGcagcacctcgccgccggcctcccggaCCCGCCGGTCGACCTCCTCTAccccggcgtggccgccttcgccgTCGGCATCGCCGGCAACTTCTACCACCACTACCTCCTCTCGCAGCTGAGGAACgcagccggcggcagcggcggcggcgagaggcagTACAGGATCCCCACCGGCGGCCTCTTCGGGCTCGCCGCCTGCCCGCACTACCTGTTCGAGATCGTCGGCTTCTTCGGCTTCGCCATGATCGCGCAGACGGCGCACGCGCTCGCCGTGGCCTCCGGCACGGTGGCGTACCTCGCCGGGAGGAGCTGCGCCACCAGGAGGTGGTACGAGTCCAAGTTCGAGGATTTCCCTGATAGCATCAAGGCGTTGGTTCCATATATTCTGTAA
- the LOC136357484 gene encoding uncharacterized protein — MVKGPNLTRCSAALASEACRALSKTHHEKLEEIGLDAVACMKLESLEKPDLIQWLMDRTGPNSMCILIDDDRKIQITPRTVHLVMGNPLGGKDIVIPPNKVVRNTHDRITEELGIQRNAQLSSKMLIEVIKNREDDPTAVCFFVMVIMSKLLLPTTDFYIPKSDVWVAADLDRVASIDWSKAVFQALSHSLRCWRQNPGSSIASCVVCLVFMEVYDGKREPIEALQIPSDSTILRSSILHHMVFSEHNLITQHHPEISQFSSSPVINPPS; from the exons ATGGTCAAGGGACCCAACCTGACACGTTGTAGCGCCGCGTTGGCGTCGGAGGCTTGTCGTGCGTTGTCAAAGACGCACCACGAAAAGTTAGAAGAAATTGGATTAGATGCCGTGGCATGCATGAAACTTGAGAGCCTTGAGAAGCCAGATCTCATACAGTGGCTAATGGACAGGACAGGTCCGAACTCTATGTGCATTTTGATTGATGATGACAGGAAGATCCAGATCACCCCCCGCACTGTCCATCTTGTCATGGGGAACCCATTGGGCGGCAAGGATATTGTTATCCCACCTAACAAGGTGGTGCGAAACACCCACGATAGGATCACCGAAGAATTGGGGATTCAACGGAATGCTCAGTTATCTTCTAAAATGCTTATTGAAGTGATCAAGAACAGGGAGGACGACCCTACTGCAGTTTGTTTCTTTGTCATGGTTATCATGTCCAAGCTTTTACTCCCAACAACTGACTTCTATATCCCCAAGAGCGACGTTTGGGTTGCCGCCGATCTGGACCGGGTTGCTTCCATCGACTGGTCGAAGGCAGTGTTCCAAGCACTAAGTCACAGTCTCAGATGTTGGCGACAAAATCCGGGGTCGTCAATAGCATCTTGTGTGGTATGCTTGGTG TTCATGGAGGTCTACGACGGTAAACGGGAGCCCATTGAGGCACTGCAAATACCT AGCGACTCAACGATTCTCCGCTCAAGCATCCTTCATCATATGGTATTCAGCGAGCACAACTTAATCACTCAGCACCATCCCGAGATCTCCCAGTTCAGCAGCTCACCAGTGATCAACCCTCCATCCTAA
- the LOC107275512 gene encoding uncharacterized protein has protein sequence MSSSSSSPSKAKRPGGGSIQGPRPQSLIVSPAAAEASRPTKKPRVVAGGGDMGPVIVYELTPRVVHAQPEEFRAIVQKLTGKPSTATATAPSDPTATLPDLVAGGRAAAAADPLVLALGQQRQPAPPAIDDNDDDDDDHSAHPFLLPSPAAASLLSPSSLFFSPTTMQALQELGVLF, from the coding sequence atgtcgtcgtcgtcgtcgtcgccgtcgaagGCGAAGAGGCCAGGCGGCGGTAGCATCCAGGGCCCGCGGCCGCAGTCGCTGAtcgtgtcgccggcggcggcggaggcgagtcGGCCGACCAAGAAACCCcgtgtcgtcgccggcggcggcgacatgggACCGGTGATCGTGTACGAGCTCACGCCCAGGGTCGTCCACGCGCAGCCGGAGGAGTTCAGGGCCATCGTGCAGAAGCTCACCGGCaagccgtcgacggcgacggcgacggcgccgtcggATCCAACCGCGACATTGCCGGACCTGGTGGCCGGAggcagggccgccgccgccgccgacccacTGGTGCTCGCGCTTGGGCAGCAGCGTCAGCCTGCTCCGCCGGCGAttgacgacaacgacgacgacgacgacgaccattCGGCGCATCCATTTCTTCTTCCATCTCCGGCGGCTGCTTCTCTTCTGTCGCCGAGTAGCCTCTTCTTCTCGCCGACCACGATGCAGGCCTTGCAAGAGCTGGGCGTTTTGTTCTAA
- the LOC107277857 gene encoding myosin-binding protein 7, protein MDPIATASWPSTSASSWPRSVRRRVPEAEEERELGRRVEEMEEAVERLRAEKEAAEAEERDLRAELDAERAAAETAASEAMLMIERLQREKAAALLEARHFRRLADGRADRDGELQDELASLSALAASYLSLLHAHGIDPDDDDGSNQQEQLQPPVEHLDAEADRESRSVVASPPPSEKVFAYAAATAPAADCGAEVTENLYARVEALEVDWSAMRREVAALRAERAQAVLAREVARRLCREAAVAGERGAVAVAAERPRFSVLAVCKWISFIIFRRKRCHTARFTFSLSTTLLCLLLLVDKSVPLHRRRRPQM, encoded by the exons ATGGATCCTATCGCCACCGCCTCTTGGccgtcgacgtcggcgtcgtcgtggcCGCGGTCGGTGAGGCGCCGCgtgccggaggcggaggaggagagggagctcgggcggcgggtggaggagatggaggaggcggtggagcggctgcgggcggagaaggaggcggccgaggcggaggaGCGGGACCTCCGCGCCGAGCTGGACGCGgagcgcgccgcggcggagacggcggcgagcgaggcgATGCTGATGATCGAGCGGCTGCAGCGGGAGAAGGCCGCCGCGCTCTTGGAGGCCCGCCacttccgccgcctcgccgacgGCCGCGCCGACCGCGACGGGGAGCTCCAGGACGAGCTCGCCTCCCTCtccgcgctcgccgcctcctacctctccctcctccacgcCCACGGCAtcgaccccgacgacgacgacggaagCAACCAGCAAGAGCAGCTGCAGCCTCCCGTCGAACACCTGGACGCGGAGGCAGACAGGGAGAGCCGCTCGGTGGttgcgtcgccgcctccgtcggAGAAGGTGTTCGCGTACGCGGccgcgacggcgccggccgcggaTTGCGGCGCCGAGGTGACGGAGAATCTGTACGCGAGGGTGGAGGCGCTCGAGGTGGACTGGTCGGCGATgcggagggaggtggcggcgctgcgggCGGAGCGCGCGCAGGCGGTGCtggcgagggaggtggcgcggAGGCTGTgccgggaggcggcggtggccggcgagaggggcgccgtcgccgtggcggcggagaggccgaGGTTCTCGGTGCTCGCCGTTTGCAAG TGGATTTCCTTCATAATCTTCAGGAGAAAGAGATGTCATACTGCCAG GTTTACGTTCAGCTTGTCGACTACGCTTCTCTGCCTGCTTCTACTCGTCGACAAATCCGTCCCGCTgcatcgacgacgacggccacaAATGTGA